In Lemur catta isolate mLemCat1 chromosome 1, mLemCat1.pri, whole genome shotgun sequence, one DNA window encodes the following:
- the GPR87 gene encoding G-protein coupled receptor 87, with translation MGVNLTLAKLPNNELHGHTPSNTSDGPGENTTPYNEFDTVILPVLYLILFVASILLNGLAVWIFFHIRNKTSFIFYLKNIVVADLIMTLTFPFRIVHDAGFGPWYFEFILCRYTSVLFYANMYTSIVFLGLISIDRYLKVVKPFGDSRMYSITFTKVLSICVWVIMAVLSLPNIILTNGQPTKENVHDCIKLKSPLGAKWHKAVIYVNSCLFVVVLVILIGCYIAISRYIHKSSRQFISQSSRKRKHNQSIRVVVAVFFTCFLPYHLCRIPFTFSHLERLLDESAHKILYYCKEMTLFLSACNVCLDPIIYFFMCRSFSRRLFKKSNIRTRSESIRSLQSVRRSEVRIYYDYTDV, from the coding sequence ATAACGAGCTGCACGGCCACACTCCAAGTAACACCAGCGATGGACCTGGAGAGAACACGACCCCCTACAACGAATTTGACACTGTCATCTTGCCTGTGCTTTACCTCATTTTATTTGTGGCAAGCATCTTGCTGAACGGTCTAGCAGTGTGGATCTTCTTCCACATTAGGAATAAAACCAGCTTCATATTTTATCTCAAAAACATAGTGGTTGCTGACCTCATAATGACGCTGACATTTCCATTTCGAATAGTCCACGATGCAGGATTTGGACCTTGGTACTTCGAGTTTATCCTCTGCAGATACACCTCAGTCTTGTTTTATGCAAATATGTATACTTCCATTGTGTTTCTTGGGCTGATAAGTATTGATCGCTATCTAAAGGTGGTAAAGCCATTTGGGGACTCACGCATGTACAGCATAACCTTTACGAAGGTTTTATCTATTTGTGTTTGGGTGATCATGGCTGTTCTGTCTTTGCCAAATATCATCCTAACGAATGGTCAACCAACCAAGGAAAACGTTCATGACTGCATAAAACTCAAAAGTCCCTTGGGGGCCAAATGGCATAAGGCAGTCATCTACGTCAACAGCTGCTTGTTTGTGGTTGTGCTGGTGATTCTGATTGGATGTTACATAGCCATATCCAGGTACATCCACAAATCCAGCAGGCAATTCATAAGTCAGTCAAGCCGAAAGCGAAAACATAACCAGAGCATCAGGGTGGTTGTGGCTGTGTTTTTTACTTGCTTTCTCCCCTATCACTTGTGCAGAATTCCTTTTACTTTTAGTCACTTAGAAAGGCTTTTAGATGAATCTGCACATAAAATCTTATATTACTGCAAAGAAATGACACTTTTCCTGTCCGCGTGCAACGTGTGCCTGGATCcaataatttactttttcatgTGTAGGTCATTTTCAAGAAGGCTATTCAAGAAATCAAATATCAGAACCAGGAGCGAAAGCATCAGATCTCTGCAAAGTGTCAGAAGATCGGAAGTCCGCATATATTATGATTATACTGATGTGTAG